In one window of Arthrobacter pascens DNA:
- a CDS encoding sensor histidine kinase produces the protein MVQGHSLAKTTNHSPARANRAFGFTRADLAVVLVAFVIELSAFIPAASGSLSGAMAVTAVVYVASGFIALRWRHRAPILVFAVLLLHQSLFVLFFTPNYFNFSDFFHVPYMPVMAVLLALAAVASDRPLRHSLAACVTAIALPVLISSRGTPFEDLWFIGTGAAYMGGAWAFGRFVARNRLRISALEEERRKAEAAVAQERAHIAAELHDIVSHAVTVMMLHAAGGRRVIDTDPERAAQALDVIESVGTEATQELARLLRLLKPHGGTVDEEQQSPLPTLNDIHGLIEPVRSAGVQVDVRASGESGKLDPSVGHAAYRVVQESLTNISKHAGSGTNALIDLRWEPRTLTLNISDDGGGRPENRVDGTSGYGLLGLRERVEVAGGSIEWGPRNQGFFLSARLPSSP, from the coding sequence ATGGTCCAAGGACATTCACTGGCAAAGACTACAAACCACAGCCCGGCGCGGGCCAATAGGGCATTCGGCTTTACAAGGGCGGATCTCGCAGTCGTTCTGGTGGCATTCGTCATCGAGCTGTCGGCCTTTATTCCGGCCGCTTCCGGTTCACTGTCAGGAGCCATGGCCGTGACAGCTGTTGTTTACGTAGCGTCCGGCTTCATCGCACTCCGCTGGAGGCATCGCGCCCCGATACTGGTTTTCGCCGTTCTTTTGCTGCATCAATCACTCTTCGTGCTCTTTTTCACTCCGAACTATTTCAACTTCTCGGACTTTTTCCATGTTCCGTATATGCCGGTCATGGCGGTGCTGCTGGCGTTGGCAGCAGTGGCATCCGATCGGCCTTTGCGGCATTCCCTGGCAGCCTGCGTTACCGCAATTGCCCTTCCCGTCCTTATTTCGTCACGCGGGACGCCCTTTGAGGACCTATGGTTCATCGGGACAGGGGCCGCGTATATGGGAGGGGCCTGGGCTTTCGGCCGTTTTGTGGCGCGAAACCGTCTCCGCATCAGTGCATTGGAAGAAGAGCGGCGCAAGGCTGAAGCGGCCGTAGCGCAGGAACGCGCCCATATCGCCGCCGAACTGCACGATATCGTCTCGCACGCCGTTACGGTGATGATGCTGCACGCAGCTGGCGGGCGGCGGGTCATAGATACCGATCCCGAACGTGCGGCCCAGGCCCTGGACGTGATCGAGTCCGTCGGCACTGAGGCGACGCAGGAACTTGCCCGCCTTCTGAGACTGCTGAAGCCACACGGTGGGACGGTGGACGAAGAACAGCAAAGCCCGCTGCCGACGCTGAACGACATTCATGGGCTGATAGAGCCTGTCCGTTCAGCGGGAGTGCAAGTGGATGTGAGGGCATCCGGGGAGTCAGGAAAACTTGACCCCAGCGTAGGCCACGCTGCATACCGCGTGGTGCAGGAGTCGCTGACGAACATCTCCAAGCACGCCGGATCAGGAACGAATGCGCTCATCGACCTTCGGTGGGAACCCCGTACGCTGACCCTCAACATTTCCGACGACGGAGGCGGCAGGCCCGAGAACCGTGTTGACGGCACGTCAGGCTATGGGCTCTTGGGGCTCAGGGAGAGAGTGGAAGTCGCCGGGGGAAGCATCGAATGGGGGCCCAGGAACCAGGGGTTCTTCCTGAGTGCCCGCCTCCCATCGTCACCGTAG
- a CDS encoding L-aspartate oxidase, giving the protein MKSQELRVSTSVLVIGTGGAGLRAAIELAELGVDVLAVGKRPRNDAHTSLAAGGINAALGTMDADDSWQQHAADTILESYHLANPEIVEIVTKGAAQGISDLERYGMPFAREEDGRISQRFFGAHTFRRTAFSGDYTGLEIQRTLVNRAAQLDIPILDDVYITRILVTDGRVFGAYGFRLSDGTRYLIHADAVVLAAGGHTRIWRRTSSRRDENTGDSFRLAVLAGGRIRDPELVQFHPSGILEPENAAGTLISEAARGEGGILTNALGERFMAKYDPERMELSTRDRVALACYTEIQEGRGTPNGGVWLDVSHLPRETIMRRLPRVYQTMLELQMLDITTTPIEIAPTAHYSMGGVWVRPDDHSTDVAGLYAIGEASSGLHGANRLGGNSLIELLVFGRIVGNAAAEYSASLTAHVRSAEAVDEARNEIDDLLHANGRENVRVLQRAIRDTMTEHAGVVRNEEGLKQGLAELDGIEARITEVGVHPDIAGYQDLAHAFDLKAAALAARATLEAARERRETRGCHNRSDYPELDSRLQVNLVWSPTRGIEHEGIAPVPHEIAQHMRQPVTTADKLVE; this is encoded by the coding sequence ATGAAGTCCCAGGAACTGCGCGTGTCAACGTCCGTGCTCGTCATTGGCACCGGAGGCGCCGGACTCCGCGCCGCCATCGAGTTGGCCGAGCTGGGTGTAGATGTGCTCGCTGTCGGCAAGAGGCCCAGGAATGATGCTCACACCTCGCTCGCCGCGGGAGGCATCAACGCTGCTCTGGGCACAATGGATGCCGATGACAGCTGGCAGCAGCACGCCGCAGACACAATCCTCGAAAGCTACCATCTTGCGAACCCTGAGATCGTGGAGATTGTCACCAAAGGGGCCGCACAGGGCATCAGCGACCTGGAACGCTACGGCATGCCGTTCGCCCGCGAGGAAGACGGCCGGATCAGCCAGCGTTTCTTCGGTGCCCATACATTCCGCCGGACCGCTTTCAGCGGCGACTACACCGGGCTTGAAATTCAGCGCACGCTAGTTAATCGCGCCGCCCAGCTCGACATTCCGATATTGGACGATGTTTACATCACGCGCATTCTCGTCACCGACGGCCGGGTCTTCGGTGCCTACGGCTTCCGGCTCTCGGACGGGACGCGCTATCTGATCCATGCGGACGCCGTGGTGCTCGCCGCCGGAGGGCACACCCGCATCTGGCGGCGCACGTCCAGCCGGCGGGACGAGAACACCGGTGATTCCTTCCGCCTGGCAGTGCTCGCAGGCGGCCGCATCCGCGACCCGGAGCTGGTCCAGTTCCATCCCTCAGGCATTCTTGAGCCAGAGAATGCCGCAGGAACGCTCATCTCGGAAGCCGCCCGCGGCGAGGGCGGTATCCTCACCAACGCCCTCGGCGAGCGATTCATGGCCAAATACGATCCCGAGCGGATGGAACTCTCCACCCGCGACCGGGTCGCTTTGGCTTGTTATACAGAGATCCAAGAAGGCCGGGGGACGCCCAATGGTGGCGTGTGGCTGGACGTTTCGCACCTGCCGCGGGAGACGATCATGCGCCGCCTGCCGCGTGTTTACCAGACCATGCTCGAATTGCAGATGCTCGATATCACGACGACGCCGATAGAAATCGCACCGACCGCGCATTACTCCATGGGCGGCGTCTGGGTCCGTCCCGACGATCACAGCACCGACGTCGCCGGTCTCTACGCCATCGGGGAGGCGTCAAGCGGCCTGCATGGCGCCAACCGTTTGGGAGGCAACTCGCTGATCGAGCTCCTGGTCTTCGGCAGGATCGTCGGCAATGCCGCCGCTGAATACTCGGCGTCCCTGACTGCACATGTGCGTTCAGCGGAAGCGGTGGATGAAGCTCGAAACGAGATAGATGACCTGCTCCACGCCAATGGCCGCGAGAACGTCCGCGTACTTCAGCGTGCCATCCGAGACACCATGACCGAGCATGCAGGTGTGGTGCGCAACGAAGAAGGTCTTAAGCAGGGCCTGGCGGAACTCGACGGGATTGAAGCCCGCATCACCGAGGTGGGCGTGCATCCGGACATCGCCGGATATCAGGATCTTGCACACGCTTTCGACTTGAAGGCGGCCGCCCTTGCCGCGCGTGCGACGCTCGAAGCTGCCCGTGAACGCCGTGAAACACGCGGCTGTCATAACCGCAGCGACTATCCGGAACTTGATTCACGCTTGCAGGTGAATCTGGTCTGGTCTCCCACTCGTGGCATCGAGCACGAAGGCATCGCGCCTGTACCGCACGAGATCGCGCAGCATATGCGCCAACCGGTCACAACCGCGGACAAACTCGTCGAGTGA
- a CDS encoding RNA polymerase sigma-70 factor: MDADTGSTDELESAWTIFAEVRSRLFGIAYRMLGSVIEAEDIVQETWVRWQTCDRSLVRNAPAFLATTATRLAINVGQSARVRRETYVGPWLPEPVDTSADPELGALHGEALEFAVLLILEKLSPTERAAYVLRQAFDYPYEQIAEIIQQTEANARQLVSRARKRLAEEKRAEVSVSEQRQLLEAFLAAARTGNLAALEALFAADVVSYSDGGGKVRASKFPVVGRERVAKYYRAFASRFWVGVDTQLFMANGRPSARLAQDGVVFAVVTLTASADGIDRLLWTMNPDKLSGVTRVGG; this comes from the coding sequence ATGGATGCCGACACCGGGTCAACGGACGAATTGGAATCGGCATGGACAATTTTCGCTGAGGTCCGTTCTCGGTTGTTCGGGATTGCCTACCGGATGCTCGGCAGTGTCATCGAGGCGGAGGACATTGTCCAGGAGACGTGGGTTCGATGGCAGACATGCGATCGCAGCCTGGTTCGGAATGCGCCGGCGTTCCTGGCGACCACCGCCACCCGTCTTGCCATCAATGTCGGGCAGTCGGCACGTGTCCGTCGTGAGACGTATGTCGGTCCCTGGCTGCCCGAGCCTGTGGACACAAGCGCCGACCCTGAACTGGGCGCCTTGCATGGTGAAGCGCTCGAGTTCGCGGTGTTGCTGATACTGGAAAAGTTGTCGCCGACCGAGCGGGCCGCGTACGTGCTGCGGCAAGCGTTCGACTACCCGTATGAGCAGATCGCGGAGATCATCCAACAGACAGAAGCGAATGCCCGCCAGTTGGTCAGCCGGGCGCGCAAACGCCTTGCTGAGGAGAAACGCGCTGAGGTGAGCGTGAGCGAGCAGCGGCAACTGCTGGAGGCATTCCTGGCTGCCGCGCGAACCGGGAACCTGGCCGCGCTGGAGGCACTGTTCGCCGCCGACGTCGTCAGTTACTCCGACGGCGGCGGTAAGGTTCGGGCTTCCAAGTTCCCTGTTGTCGGACGGGAACGGGTCGCGAAGTATTATCGGGCGTTCGCTTCGCGTTTCTGGGTTGGTGTCGATACCCAGCTTTTCATGGCTAACGGCCGGCCTTCCGCGCGGCTGGCACAGGACGGGGTGGTGTTTGCGGTGGTGACTCTCACGGCGTCTGCCGATGGTATTGATCGGCTGTTGTGGACGATGAATCCGGACAAACTCTCCGGCGTGACGAGGGTTGGCGGCTGA
- a CDS encoding SDR family oxidoreductase: MKIVVIGGTGLIGKQVVQILSSQGHEAKAASPSTGVNSVTGQGLDEALAGADVVVDLTNTADFDEKVVVPFFSTSSRNLLAAEKRAGVRHHVALSVVGTDRIVDGYFAGKKAQEKAVKEGGVPYTILRATQFFEFIPMIADAGTRDGSVYVTSHLMQPMAAADVARIVAETAVSPSIDGVLEMAGPERAGLNEFVGRVLAARNDSRPVVIDTQAGYFGIPIEETSIVPVGESRIGDITLKEWLNSTSQHAL, from the coding sequence ATGAAGATCGTAGTAATTGGCGGCACTGGCCTGATCGGCAAGCAGGTGGTGCAGATCCTCAGCAGTCAGGGCCATGAGGCGAAAGCGGCGTCCCCTTCCACCGGGGTGAATTCCGTGACCGGCCAGGGATTGGATGAGGCGCTGGCGGGGGCGGACGTCGTTGTCGACTTGACGAACACCGCCGATTTCGATGAGAAGGTAGTCGTTCCCTTCTTCTCCACGTCATCCCGCAATCTTCTCGCTGCCGAGAAAAGGGCCGGCGTGCGGCATCATGTGGCTCTGTCGGTCGTTGGAACCGACCGTATCGTTGACGGCTACTTTGCCGGAAAAAAGGCCCAGGAGAAGGCAGTTAAAGAAGGCGGAGTGCCGTACACCATTCTGCGGGCCACTCAATTCTTCGAGTTCATCCCGATGATCGCCGATGCAGGAACACGCGACGGGTCGGTTTATGTGACAAGTCACCTGATGCAACCGATGGCTGCTGCCGACGTTGCCCGCATTGTGGCGGAGACGGCCGTCTCGCCCTCGATTGACGGCGTCCTTGAAATGGCCGGCCCTGAACGCGCAGGACTGAATGAATTCGTGGGCCGGGTTCTCGCGGCCCGCAATGATTCCCGCCCAGTGGTCATTGATACCCAAGCCGGCTACTTCGGCATACCGATCGAAGAGACCAGCATCGTTCCCGTGGGTGAATCCCGCATCGGGGACATCACCCTCAAGGAGTGGCTGAACTCGACGTCCCAGCACGCCCTGTAG
- a CDS encoding SDR family oxidoreductase produces the protein MKIVVIGGTGLIGSKLVSKLGEHGHEAVAASPDSGVNTLTGEGLADVLQGAHTVVDVSNSPSFEDAAVLNFFTTSTRNQLAAEKEAGVGHHVALSVVGTERLAESGYFRAKIAQEKLIKESGVPYSIVHATQFFEFVKSIAQAATEGNTVRLSPARIQPMAAEDVATAVARTAVGSPQNATVEVAGPEQFGLDELIRKGLSFRGDPREVVTDPTARYFNAMLQDGELLPGSEATIYKTRFEDWLNQQ, from the coding sequence ATGAAGATCGTAGTTATCGGCGGTACTGGCCTGATCGGCTCGAAACTGGTCAGCAAGCTCGGCGAACACGGACACGAAGCAGTGGCCGCTTCCCCTGACTCGGGTGTGAACACCCTCACCGGCGAAGGCCTCGCGGACGTGCTGCAGGGAGCCCACACTGTAGTCGATGTGTCGAACTCGCCCTCGTTTGAAGATGCAGCTGTGCTGAACTTCTTCACCACCTCCACCCGCAACCAGCTCGCCGCGGAGAAGGAAGCCGGTGTCGGGCACCACGTCGCCCTGTCCGTCGTGGGCACCGAGCGCCTGGCCGAGAGCGGCTACTTCCGGGCGAAAATCGCCCAGGAGAAGCTCATCAAGGAATCAGGCGTCCCGTATTCGATCGTTCATGCGACGCAGTTTTTCGAGTTCGTCAAGAGCATCGCCCAGGCCGCGACCGAGGGAAACACTGTTCGTCTGTCACCCGCCCGTATCCAGCCCATGGCCGCTGAGGACGTGGCCACCGCTGTTGCACGCACCGCCGTCGGAAGTCCACAAAACGCCACCGTTGAGGTCGCCGGTCCCGAGCAGTTCGGTCTCGACGAGCTGATCCGCAAGGGCCTCAGCTTCCGCGGCGACCCCCGCGAGGTTGTCACCGACCCTACCGCGCGCTACTTCAACGCCATGCTCCAGGATGGCGAACTGCTCCCGGGAAGCGAAGCGACTATTTATAAGACCCGCTTCGAAGACTGGCTGAACCAGCAGTAG
- a CDS encoding alpha/beta fold hydrolase, translating into MFVLIPGAGGAAWYWSRVVPLLQGAGHEAVAVDLPGDDERAGLPEYTHLVLEAIGERHDAVLVAQSLGAFTAPLVCNRAAIRELILVNAMIPMPGETPGAWWDNTGWAEAQQSAAKAHGYSTEFDVGTYFLHDLPPEVAAEGEMHQRPEANAVFESVCNFDEWPNIPIRILTGEADRFFPIDFQRRVARERLGLEPDVVPGGHLLALANPEAVANYLMQDTR; encoded by the coding sequence ATGTTCGTTCTGATCCCAGGAGCAGGCGGCGCGGCCTGGTACTGGAGCCGGGTCGTCCCCTTGCTTCAAGGGGCTGGCCACGAAGCAGTCGCCGTCGACCTACCAGGTGACGACGAACGCGCCGGTCTGCCCGAATATACGCATCTGGTTCTCGAGGCCATCGGTGAGCGCCATGACGCGGTGCTCGTCGCTCAGTCGTTGGGCGCCTTCACAGCGCCGCTGGTCTGCAACCGAGCGGCCATTCGAGAGCTTATCCTCGTCAATGCAATGATCCCCATGCCGGGCGAGACTCCCGGTGCATGGTGGGACAACACAGGCTGGGCTGAAGCGCAGCAGAGCGCGGCGAAAGCCCACGGGTACAGTACCGAGTTCGACGTCGGCACCTACTTCCTGCACGACCTTCCACCGGAAGTTGCCGCCGAAGGAGAAATGCATCAACGGCCAGAGGCAAATGCAGTTTTCGAGTCAGTGTGCAATTTCGACGAATGGCCCAACATCCCCATCCGAATACTCACCGGAGAGGCAGATCGCTTCTTTCCGATCGACTTCCAGCGACGAGTCGCCCGCGAACGCCTCGGCCTGGAGCCAGACGTCGTGCCCGGTGGCCATCTCCTGGCATTGGCAAATCCGGAGGCCGTGGCCAACTACCTGATGCAAGACACTCGGTGA
- a CDS encoding GYD domain-containing protein, translated as MTKYLFEGTYVGQGIKGLMQEGGTKRRDAFAEALGSVGGSLESFYFAFGYYDVLGVIEAPDDASAAALSMLINSTGSVNVRLKPLLTVEDIDEAVKKTPSYRPPGQ; from the coding sequence ATGACGAAGTATCTGTTTGAAGGAACATATGTGGGCCAGGGCATCAAGGGGCTTATGCAGGAAGGCGGCACCAAGAGGCGTGACGCTTTTGCGGAGGCCCTCGGCTCGGTTGGAGGATCGCTGGAGAGCTTCTACTTCGCTTTTGGTTATTACGATGTTCTTGGCGTTATTGAGGCGCCGGACGATGCAAGTGCTGCAGCACTGTCGATGCTCATCAACTCGACGGGAAGTGTCAACGTTCGTCTGAAGCCGCTCCTGACGGTGGAAGACATCGACGAAGCGGTCAAGAAGACGCCGTCCTACCGCCCGCCGGGACAGTAG
- a CDS encoding PEP/pyruvate-binding domain-containing protein, producing MTFIKNLADTGPGDIAVAGGKAVGLGGLIPAGLPVPPGFVLITAAYSHFVEENNLATAIQDLAALPPEASPQDYEDASKRITVLFRNATIPAGIDAELTEAYGRLGAGDTAVAVRSSATAEDLASASFAGQQETYLNVRGAGALRAAVIDCWASLWTARAMAYRAREGVGPQEVRLAVVVQQMVEADAAGVMFTANPGNGRRDQTVISAAWGLGESVVSGTVTTDDLVVDVGTGTVVSRRTADKEVMTVYAENGTQEQPVAAARRREPVLDDSAAAELASFGQRIAAHFGAPQDIEWARAGGKFFILQSRPITALPDPAADIPETWPLPYPKGLYFRASIVEQLPDPLSPLFADMIDGSVARSLKTLMAEALGKNAIRDGDIGLPTINGYAYYYYRNSAMWRMMGKLPTALAALARGKAHMGVAGWREFSHPRYERVIKDWQAKPPAELSGEELLEGVQELLDAGTVYYTAVQSIIPLAATSEISFRAFYDKFVRRDGDPPAQTFLLGYDSEPIRAEKSLYDLAGWARSDPGLTAALLERPTAVLAECQRTGSVPEGVDNALWQEWRFAFQEHLNLYGHAVYNLDFASPVAADDPSALLETVKFYLRGQGTDPHERQRLSTERREELTSQMAARLGPRRRAAFLRLLQWAQDTAPIREDALADVGLAWPLLRRMLRELGQRLAGSGVIASPDDVFWLRFQELRSAVEFGLAAPGARAAVVISGADRPVRAAAVEERRMLWRGQAKAAAPQMLPKTRWMDKAFGSMRPAGPEQKPGDVIKGVGASAGRVSAPARVLSGPQDFGTMQPGDVLVARITTPAWTSLFAMASAVVTDVGGPLSHSSIVAREYGIPAVLGTGVATQRLATGQQIMVDGDAGTVTIERTAT from the coding sequence ATGACCTTTATCAAAAATTTAGCCGATACCGGACCAGGCGACATTGCCGTGGCCGGCGGCAAGGCCGTCGGGCTCGGCGGCCTGATCCCGGCCGGGCTGCCGGTTCCGCCGGGGTTTGTCCTGATCACCGCCGCCTACTCGCACTTCGTCGAGGAAAACAACCTTGCGACGGCGATCCAGGACCTGGCCGCGCTGCCACCGGAGGCCTCGCCGCAGGACTATGAGGATGCCTCAAAGCGGATCACAGTCCTGTTCAGGAACGCGACGATTCCTGCCGGGATTGACGCCGAGCTGACCGAGGCCTACGGGCGTCTCGGTGCCGGGGATACGGCGGTGGCGGTGCGCTCCTCCGCCACCGCCGAGGACCTCGCGTCCGCCAGTTTCGCCGGGCAACAGGAAACCTACCTGAACGTCCGAGGCGCGGGGGCACTGCGGGCCGCCGTGATCGACTGCTGGGCTTCCCTCTGGACGGCGCGCGCCATGGCCTACCGGGCCCGCGAAGGCGTGGGACCGCAAGAGGTGCGTCTCGCCGTCGTCGTCCAGCAGATGGTGGAGGCCGACGCCGCGGGGGTCATGTTCACCGCCAACCCCGGCAACGGGCGGCGGGACCAGACGGTGATCAGTGCCGCCTGGGGCCTGGGCGAGTCGGTGGTCAGCGGGACAGTCACCACCGATGACCTGGTGGTCGACGTCGGAACCGGCACCGTGGTCTCGCGGCGGACGGCCGACAAGGAAGTGATGACGGTCTATGCGGAGAACGGCACCCAGGAGCAGCCGGTGGCGGCAGCCCGCCGTCGTGAACCTGTGCTTGATGACAGCGCGGCGGCCGAGCTGGCCTCCTTTGGACAGCGGATCGCGGCTCATTTCGGTGCGCCACAGGACATCGAGTGGGCGCGGGCCGGGGGCAAGTTCTTCATCCTGCAGTCCCGGCCCATCACGGCGCTGCCCGACCCGGCGGCCGACATCCCCGAGACGTGGCCCCTGCCGTATCCGAAGGGGCTCTACTTCCGGGCGAGCATCGTGGAGCAGCTGCCCGACCCGCTCTCACCGCTGTTCGCCGACATGATTGACGGCTCCGTGGCGCGGTCGCTGAAGACCCTGATGGCCGAGGCGCTGGGCAAGAACGCGATCCGCGACGGCGACATCGGACTGCCCACCATCAACGGCTACGCCTACTACTATTACCGCAACTCGGCGATGTGGCGGATGATGGGCAAGCTGCCGACGGCGTTGGCGGCACTGGCCCGCGGCAAGGCGCATATGGGGGTGGCCGGCTGGCGGGAGTTTTCGCACCCCCGGTACGAACGGGTGATTAAGGACTGGCAGGCCAAGCCCCCGGCAGAGCTCAGCGGCGAGGAACTGCTGGAGGGCGTGCAGGAGCTCCTGGACGCCGGCACCGTGTACTACACAGCCGTGCAGTCGATCATTCCGCTCGCCGCCACCAGCGAAATCTCCTTCCGCGCGTTCTACGACAAATTCGTCCGGCGCGACGGCGATCCCCCGGCCCAGACGTTCCTCCTGGGCTACGACAGCGAACCCATCCGGGCGGAGAAGTCGCTGTACGACCTGGCCGGCTGGGCCCGCAGCGATCCCGGGCTGACGGCGGCTTTGCTGGAACGGCCGACGGCGGTGCTCGCCGAGTGCCAGCGCACCGGTTCCGTGCCCGAAGGTGTGGATAACGCCCTGTGGCAGGAATGGCGTTTCGCCTTCCAGGAGCATCTGAACCTTTACGGCCACGCGGTCTACAACCTGGATTTCGCCAGTCCGGTGGCGGCCGACGATCCGTCCGCCCTGCTGGAGACGGTGAAGTTCTACCTGCGCGGGCAGGGCACCGATCCGCATGAGCGGCAGCGGCTCTCGACCGAGCGGCGGGAGGAGCTCACCAGCCAGATGGCCGCCCGGCTGGGGCCGCGCCGCCGGGCGGCGTTCCTCCGGCTGCTCCAGTGGGCCCAGGACACCGCACCGATCCGCGAAGACGCACTGGCCGACGTCGGACTTGCCTGGCCGCTGCTGCGCCGGATGCTGCGCGAACTCGGACAGCGGCTGGCGGGCTCCGGCGTGATCGCGTCGCCCGACGATGTGTTCTGGCTGCGGTTCCAGGAGCTGCGGAGCGCCGTCGAGTTCGGCCTCGCCGCGCCCGGTGCCCGGGCCGCCGTCGTCATTAGCGGAGCCGACCGGCCCGTCCGCGCGGCCGCCGTCGAGGAACGCAGGATGCTGTGGCGGGGGCAGGCGAAGGCCGCGGCCCCGCAGATGCTTCCCAAGACCCGCTGGATGGACAAGGCCTTCGGGTCCATGAGGCCGGCGGGCCCGGAGCAAAAGCCCGGAGACGTGATCAAGGGCGTTGGAGCCAGTGCCGGCCGGGTCAGCGCTCCCGCCCGCGTACTGTCCGGGCCACAGGACTTCGGCACCATGCAGCCCGGGGACGTCCTGGTGGCCCGCATCACCACTCCCGCCTGGACATCACTCTTCGCGATGGCCTCGGCCGTCGTCACCGACGTGGGCGGCCCGCTGAGCCACAGCTCCATCGTGGCCCGCGAATACGGCATCCCTGCGGTCCTCGGCACCGGGGTTGCCACGCAGCGGCTTGCCACCGGCCAGCAGATTATGGTGGATGGCGACGCCGGTACCGTCACCATCGAGCGGACGGCCACCTAG
- a CDS encoding ketopantoate reductase family protein, with amino-acid sequence MRILVVGAGATGGAFGTLLQEAGRDVTFLVRPLRQEVLRRDGLRFVSPTADRTHPVQTTTATDGPEAFDLILVTVKATSFEGALGDMGAFVGPGTTIIPILNGMAHMDRLEQLYPGQVLGGLARIVATLDGDVVRQRTALTSLTVGGLNGNPVPADVSDALAVPGVDFSVVDDVMGALWEKWAFIASAGIVNCLFRAPVGRILDAGGESRILEAISETEAVAAAAGHPVSDAGHAQAVGLLTEPGSGFTSSLYRDLSAGLPSEAEHILGDLATRARSLNVPTPLLDLTLIQVRAGLPV; translated from the coding sequence ATGCGGATACTCGTCGTCGGAGCCGGAGCCACAGGCGGGGCGTTCGGTACCCTCCTGCAGGAAGCGGGCCGGGATGTCACGTTTCTGGTGCGGCCGCTCAGGCAGGAGGTGCTTCGCCGCGACGGGTTGCGCTTCGTCTCCCCCACGGCTGACAGGACGCACCCGGTGCAGACCACCACGGCCACGGATGGGCCAGAGGCCTTCGATCTGATCCTGGTCACGGTCAAAGCCACCTCGTTCGAGGGCGCACTGGGCGACATGGGCGCTTTTGTCGGGCCTGGAACCACCATCATTCCCATCCTCAACGGCATGGCGCATATGGACCGCCTTGAGCAGCTGTACCCCGGCCAGGTACTCGGCGGGCTGGCCCGGATCGTCGCCACCCTCGACGGCGATGTGGTCCGGCAGCGGACGGCCCTCACTTCCCTGACGGTCGGCGGGCTGAACGGGAACCCTGTCCCGGCCGATGTTTCCGATGCTCTGGCCGTGCCCGGCGTCGACTTCTCGGTTGTGGACGACGTCATGGGCGCGCTGTGGGAGAAGTGGGCATTCATCGCTTCCGCGGGGATCGTCAATTGCCTGTTCCGGGCGCCGGTCGGACGGATCCTCGACGCCGGCGGGGAGTCCAGGATCCTGGAGGCCATCAGTGAAACCGAAGCCGTGGCGGCAGCGGCAGGACATCCCGTTTCCGACGCCGGTCACGCACAGGCCGTCGGTTTGCTCACCGAGCCGGGATCGGGCTTCACCTCCTCCCTCTACCGGGACCTGAGCGCAGGGCTCCCCTCCGAAGCCGAGCACATCCTCGGCGACCTCGCCACCAGAGCCCGCAGTCTCAACGTGCCGACGCCGCTGCTGGACCTCACCCTCATCCAGGTCAGGGCCGGCCTCCCGGTCTGA